The Solibacillus isronensis genome includes the window GTTCCCAGTCTGGTTCGAAGATTAAGTAGCCGTTTGTGAAGATTTCTAGGCGTAAACCACTTCCTGGATCTTTTACGTAAATATACATTGCTTGTGAAATCCCATGTTTCCCTGGACCTACGAATTGTACGTCAGCTTCGCATAAAATATCGGCAGCGCGCAGCAAGTCTTGAGCATTGTCTAACCAGTAAGCAATATGGTGCATTTCATTTGGCTCTTTTGAACGTGGGGTAGACATAACTGCAACGTCATGCACTAAGTTTGTTACCGATAACCAGCTTGCAACCTGCACATCATCTGGATTGACGAAATATTCGCGCAAATTAAAACCTAATGCTTCTTTTAAATATTGCACAATTTCAGCATTGTCGTGAGAAGTTTGCAAATTTACGTGATCGATTCGACGAGGGGAAACCCCTTTAGCCCAAGATTTATACGTTTGGTTTTTAAGTACGGATTTTCGTGATTCATCCGCAGGCGTCTTTTCCATATCATAGTAAAGTTCAAAACGGTGGCCGCTTGGTAGTTCAAAGCGGATGGCTTCACCTTGTGCAACCTCTTCACCGGCTTTTATCCAGCGTACTTCAGTACCTGCATCTTCTAATAACTGGGCAAATGTTGCTACATCCTCGCGTCGTTTTGTACGCCAGCCGATATGATCGATATAAGATGTCTCACCGGCTGTAATTGACAATGTATGATGTTCGAAATCACCCCAAGCCCGCAAATAGTGTACACCATCTACAACTTCTGTTTCTTCCAGACCAATTGTGTCACGG containing:
- a CDS encoding VOC family protein — protein: MEKFLYAPEIAKLGHVALVSEDLEKSLWFFRDTIGLEETEVVDGVHYLRAWGDFEHHTLSITAGETSYIDHIGWRTKRREDVATFAQLLEDAGTEVRWIKAGEEVAQGEAIRFELPSGHRFELYYDMEKTPADESRKSVLKNQTYKSWAKGVSPRRIDHVNLQTSHDNAEIVQYLKEALGFNLREYFVNPDDVQVASWLSVTNLVHDVAVMSTPRSKEPNEMHHIAYWLDNAQDLLRAADILCEADVQFVGPGKHGISQAMYIYVKDPGSGLRLEIFTNGYLIFEPDWEPVKWTYEEYLKNGSAYWGDRRRDDVDREAQVKELAKS